A window of Mesoplasma chauliocola contains these coding sequences:
- the purB gene encoding adenylosuccinate lyase — translation MINRYTVKKIEDIWNDENKLNIWLDVEKKVSYAWMKMGIVSQDEYNLISQNASINIQRMLEIEKETRHDVVAFTRAISETLGKEKKWIHLGLTSTDVVDTAQNKLIQLSNRIVVASLVELKAVLKDKALKYKNTLTMGRSHGIYGEPTSLGLKFLLWFDELNRQLERFYLARKQIEVAKISGSMGNYANMEFEIEEIVANEMGLGIDNISTQVTQRDRHAFLISVFANIASTLEKIATEIRLFQRSEVQEWHEGFKPNQKGSSSMPHKKNPISSENITGLSRYLRSFTNVAFENNVLWHERDISHSSNERIILSDIYNVLVYSLNRLKETLEELVIDEEKMLEHINSQFNVFYSQPMLNYILINCDESREEVYDFIQKCTFETMNSKVDFKESLIRNGLNKYVKDMSKIEEIFNINYFIRNVDKIYSRTLKK, via the coding sequence ATGATAAATAGATATACAGTTAAAAAAATAGAAGATATTTGAAATGATGAAAATAAATTAAATATTTGATTAGATGTAGAGAAAAAAGTCAGTTATGCTTGAATGAAAATGGGTATAGTATCACAAGATGAATATAATTTAATAAGTCAAAATGCATCAATTAATATTCAAAGAATGTTAGAAATCGAAAAAGAAACGCGTCATGATGTTGTTGCATTTACAAGAGCTATTTCTGAAACTTTAGGTAAAGAGAAAAAATGAATTCATTTAGGATTAACTTCAACTGATGTTGTTGACACAGCTCAAAATAAGTTAATTCAATTATCAAATAGAATAGTTGTTGCATCATTAGTAGAATTAAAAGCCGTTTTAAAAGATAAAGCTTTAAAATACAAAAATACTTTAACTATGGGAAGATCACATGGCATTTATGGTGAACCAACATCTTTGGGCTTAAAATTTTTGTTGTGATTTGATGAATTAAATAGACAACTTGAAAGATTTTATTTAGCAAGAAAACAAATTGAAGTAGCAAAAATATCAGGCTCAATGGGAAATTATGCAAACATGGAGTTTGAAATTGAGGAAATAGTTGCAAATGAAATGGGATTGGGAATTGATAATATATCAACTCAAGTAACACAAAGAGATAGACATGCGTTCCTTATCAGTGTGTTTGCTAATATTGCCTCTACTTTGGAAAAAATAGCAACTGAAATAAGATTATTTCAAAGAAGTGAAGTACAAGAATGACATGAAGGATTTAAACCCAATCAAAAAGGTTCAAGTTCAATGCCACATAAAAAAAATCCTATTAGTTCTGAAAATATAACAGGACTTTCAAGGTATTTGCGTTCATTCACAAACGTTGCTTTTGAAAACAATGTGTTATGACATGAGAGAGACATTTCACATAGTTCAAATGAAAGAATCATTTTAAGTGATATTTATAATGTTTTAGTTTATTCACTAAATAGATTGAAAGAAACATTAGAAGAGTTAGTAATTGATGAAGAAAAAATGTTAGAACACATAAATAGTCAATTTAATGTTTTTTATAGTCAGCCAATGCTAAATTACATTTTAATTAATTGTGATGAATCAAGAGAAGAAGTTTACGACTTTATTCAAAAATGCACATTTGAAACAATGAATTCAAAAGTTGATTTTAAAGAGAGTTTAATTAGAAACGGATTAAATAAATATGTAAAAGATATGAGTAAAATTGAAGAAATTTTTAACATAAATTACTTTATTAGAAATGTTGACAAGATTTATTCAAGAACTTTAAAAAAATAA
- a CDS encoding adenylosuccinate synthase: MKEINSLVVVGAQWGDEGKGKMTDYFAQKADVVVRFAGGDNAGHIINFNGQKHKVTIIPSGIFNPNVTSVIGNGCVVNLKNLVTELNTIKASGVELGKLLISDRAQLIMPYHILIDGAQEEARGARKIGTTKRGIGPTYQDKASRLGIRIADIEETNFKETFKEIFEYEMKFLKNMFNVESISFEETFAQLMNDYKVIKSFITDTGIFVERAIKEGKKVLFEGAQGALLDIDHGTYPYVTSSNTSANNASTGTGISHKLIKNTLGVVKAYSTRVGAGAFPTELVNNVGDGIRERGHEYGSNTKRPRRVGWIDLVALRHAIRTSGLDYLFITLLDVLSGMDEIMICERYILDNKEIDFMPPTSSKHEKCEAKYITMPGWKQDITSVKSFTELPINAQAYLNKIAELCEIEISGFSVGPDRLQTVIMKEIM; encoded by the coding sequence ATGAAAGAAATAAATTCATTAGTTGTTGTAGGAGCTCAATGAGGAGACGAAGGAAAAGGAAAAATGACTGACTATTTTGCCCAAAAAGCAGATGTAGTTGTTAGATTTGCTGGTGGAGATAACGCTGGACACATAATTAACTTTAATGGTCAAAAACATAAGGTCACAATTATACCTTCAGGAATTTTTAATCCCAATGTCACTAGTGTAATTGGTAATGGATGTGTAGTTAACTTAAAGAATCTAGTTACAGAGTTAAATACTATTAAAGCCAGTGGAGTGGAACTAGGAAAGCTTTTAATTTCTGATCGTGCTCAGTTAATTATGCCTTATCACATTTTAATTGATGGAGCTCAAGAAGAGGCAAGAGGTGCTAGAAAAATTGGAACGACAAAAAGAGGAATTGGACCAACTTATCAAGATAAAGCATCAAGATTAGGGATTAGAATCGCAGATATTGAAGAGACAAATTTTAAAGAAACATTTAAAGAAATTTTTGAATATGAAATGAAATTTTTGAAAAATATGTTTAATGTTGAATCAATTAGTTTTGAAGAAACATTTGCTCAACTAATGAATGATTATAAAGTAATTAAGAGTTTTATCACGGATACTGGAATATTTGTTGAAAGAGCAATTAAAGAAGGCAAAAAAGTATTATTTGAAGGTGCTCAAGGTGCACTTTTAGATATTGATCATGGTACATATCCATATGTAACAAGTTCAAACACTTCTGCAAATAATGCTTCAACAGGAACAGGAATTTCTCATAAATTAATTAAAAATACTCTTGGTGTAGTTAAAGCTTATTCAACAAGAGTTGGTGCTGGTGCTTTTCCAACTGAGCTTGTAAATAATGTAGGTGATGGAATTAGAGAAAGAGGACATGAATATGGATCAAATACAAAAAGACCTAGAAGAGTTGGTTGAATTGATTTGGTTGCATTAAGACATGCAATTAGAACTTCGGGTCTTGATTATTTATTCATAACTTTATTAGATGTTTTATCAGGTATGGATGAAATTATGATTTGTGAAAGATATATTTTAGATAATAAAGAAATTGATTTTATGCCACCAACAAGCTCTAAACATGAAAAATGTGAAGCTAAATATATTACAATGCCAGGTTGAAAACAAGATATAACAAGTGTCAAATCTTTTACTGAATTACCTATAAATGCTCAAGCATATTTAAATAAAATAGCTGAATTATGCGAAATTGAAATATCAGGTTTTTCAGTTGGACCAGATAGACTTCAAACAGTAATTATGAAAGAAATAATGTAA
- a CDS encoding ribose-phosphate diphosphokinase produces MLSRKENVHIFGLTQGIELAQEICDILGVKRKEVKTLKFADGEILIESLDSVRGKEIYVIQSTSTPVNDSIMELLIAIDAFKRGSAEKINVVIPYYGYARQDRKAKGRQPITSKLVADLLTKAGADRVMTVDIHSPQSMGFFDVPMDNFYTAQTLASQIIDTIEAKGWDPNECILVSPDYGGMTRVHKVESYTCGLTNGIAVIGKRRPEPNKAEVEFVLGDIKEKHCFIIDDMIDTGGTIINAAKALKEQGAKDVHIFACHGLFNGPAKERMVSAISEEVVQEVVVTNTIQIAEEKKFKGLKIISVAPLLAEMIDSSISHESLTEVYNNKKQQIWDRAQTIIKKFSK; encoded by the coding sequence ATGCTTTCAAGAAAAGAAAATGTGCATATTTTTGGGTTAACACAAGGGATTGAATTAGCTCAAGAGATATGTGATATATTAGGTGTAAAAAGAAAAGAAGTAAAAACATTAAAATTTGCTGATGGTGAAATCTTAATTGAATCTTTAGATTCAGTGAGAGGAAAAGAAATTTATGTGATTCAATCAACTTCAACTCCAGTTAATGATAGCATCATGGAATTGCTTATTGCAATTGATGCTTTTAAACGTGGAAGTGCTGAAAAAATTAATGTCGTTATTCCTTATTATGGTTATGCTAGACAAGACCGTAAGGCAAAGGGAAGACAACCAATTACATCAAAGCTTGTTGCTGATTTATTAACAAAAGCAGGTGCAGATAGAGTAATGACAGTTGACATTCACTCACCGCAATCAATGGGATTCTTTGATGTTCCAATGGATAATTTCTATACAGCTCAAACATTAGCTAGTCAAATAATTGACACTATTGAAGCAAAAGGATGAGATCCAAATGAGTGTATATTAGTTTCACCAGATTATGGGGGAATGACAAGAGTTCATAAAGTTGAGTCATATACTTGTGGTTTAACAAATGGTATTGCAGTTATTGGTAAAAGAAGACCAGAACCCAACAAAGCAGAGGTGGAATTTGTTCTTGGAGATATTAAGGAAAAGCACTGTTTTATTATCGATGATATGATTGATACAGGTGGAACTATTATCAACGCTGCTAAGGCACTTAAAGAACAAGGCGCTAAAGATGTTCATATTTTTGCATGTCATGGTTTATTTAATGGACCAGCAAAAGAAAGAATGGTTTCTGCAATTAGTGAAGAAGTTGTGCAAGAAGTTGTAGTAACAAATACAATTCAAATAGCTGAAGAGAAAAAGTTTAAAGGATTAAAGATAATTTCAGTTGCCCCTTTATTAGCAGAAATGATTGATTCTTCAATTAGTCATGAATCATTAACAGAAGTTTACAATAATAAAAAGCAACAGATTTGAGATAGAGCTCAAACAATTATTAAAAAATTTAGCAAGTAA
- the pth gene encoding aminoacyl-tRNA hydrolase: MKLIVGLGNYGLQYEITRHNAGWIALDQLINKYGFIQQRTELNSIIYFSTVNNEKVLFVKPQTYMNNSGIAVQAIMHYYKIGIKDLIILHDEKDFPVGKNQFKKSGSAGGHNGIKSIIQYLGTQEFNRYRIGIGQPEQGWKIVDWVLSKFRPEEFENIIMSTNEVSNFVNDWTLDMSFSNIMNKYNK; the protein is encoded by the coding sequence ATGAAGTTAATAGTAGGACTAGGAAATTATGGTTTGCAATATGAAATAACAAGGCATAATGCAGGGTGAATAGCACTTGATCAATTAATAAACAAATATGGTTTTATTCAACAAAGAACTGAACTTAATTCAATTATTTATTTTTCTACTGTAAACAACGAAAAAGTTTTATTTGTTAAACCTCAGACTTATATGAATAATTCAGGAATAGCTGTTCAAGCAATTATGCATTATTATAAAATAGGGATTAAGGATTTAATTATTTTGCATGATGAGAAGGATTTCCCTGTAGGTAAAAATCAATTTAAAAAAAGTGGTTCTGCAGGAGGACATAATGGAATCAAATCAATTATTCAATACTTGGGAACACAAGAATTCAATAGATACAGAATAGGTATTGGTCAACCTGAACAAGGATGAAAAATAGTAGACTGAGTTCTTTCAAAATTTAGACCTGAAGAATTTGAAAATATTATTATGTCTACAAATGAAGTTTCAAATTTTGTAAATGATTGAACACTTGATATGTCATTTTCAAATATAATGAACAAATACAATAAATAA
- a CDS encoding class I SAM-dependent methyltransferase, producing MEKSKNYYGSLSSTVYDESKPPGTSIDGDIDFYIKELMPRDGLVLEAGVGNGRMAIPLLRRGIEVFAIDNSKEMLSLYKNNLIKYNMESEYLEADLSSFEVNKKFETIIMPNGSFCLLNRKDIFKILKNFKLHLTENGRIYIDLIFPTSFSAGKIHEFNFKTSNSEIIQIKNKAISINWLEQKTYSEIEYKLNEQNENQHFTLWWYGVEEFTKILEDLEFKNIHHIVNYNNLKQLNLKTLTFIFEK from the coding sequence ATGGAAAAAAGTAAAAATTATTATGGGAGTTTGTCTTCAACAGTTTATGATGAGTCAAAACCCCCAGGTACAAGCATTGATGGTGATATAGATTTTTACATTAAGGAGTTAATGCCACGAGATGGATTAGTGCTTGAAGCAGGAGTCGGAAATGGAAGAATGGCTATACCACTTTTAAGAAGAGGGATTGAAGTTTTTGCAATAGACAATTCTAAGGAGATGTTAAGTTTATATAAAAATAATCTTATCAAATATAATATGGAATCTGAATATCTTGAAGCCGATCTTTCTAGCTTTGAAGTAAATAAAAAATTTGAAACAATTATTATGCCTAATGGAAGTTTTTGTTTATTAAACCGAAAAGATATATTTAAGATTTTAAAAAATTTCAAGCTTCACTTAACTGAAAATGGAAGAATTTATATTGATCTAATTTTTCCAACAAGTTTTAGTGCTGGCAAAATTCATGAATTTAATTTTAAAACATCTAATTCCGAAATTATTCAAATCAAAAATAAAGCGATTTCAATAAATTGATTGGAGCAGAAAACCTATTCGGAAATAGAATATAAGTTAAATGAGCAAAATGAAAATCAACATTTTACATTATGATGATATGGTGTTGAAGAATTTACAAAAATTCTTGAAGACTTGGAATTTAAAAATATTCATCACATTGTGAACTACAATAATTTAAAACAATTAAACCTAAAAACTTTAACCTTTATTTTTGAAAAGTAA